The Flavobacterium praedii genome window below encodes:
- a CDS encoding amino acid permease, protein MALKGLFRKKTVQDILKQVEKNNLDGHDALGKHLTAKDLTAFGIAAIVGAGIFSTIGKASFDGGPAVIFLFLFTAIACSFAAFAYAEFASMVPVSGSAYTYSYVAFGELIAWIIGWALIMEYSVGNITVAISWSDYFTGLLSSGGIDLPQWVQMDYLTASNGFKDATALMEAGKTFENLSSGMQNAYTAWTTSPVIGSFHFVADLPALLIIVLITALIYRGMKESRNASNIMVVVKLCIVLLVIAVGIFYVDTTNWHPFAPNGVSGVLKGVSAVFFAYIGFDAISTTAEECKDPQRDLPRGMMWAIIICTILYIAIALVLTGMVSYNTLNVGDPLAFVFDQLDLKWMSGIIAVSAVVAMASVLLVFQMGQPRIWMSMSRDGLLPKRFSTVHPKFKTPSYATIVTGFVVAVPALFMNLTMVTDLCSIGTLFAFVLVCAGVLALQNRTDIPRGKFKTPYINSKYIFPLLIVVALIFSFGYNKKATMGFITNETKTNDSEFIITSLNKEETQKVYNYLVSIEGKTNATEKLDVEHLLSQYQQDDAKYESVVAGLPISDSIKYESGFDLFKHKIPMWIFLFVIVGLVFWSYKENLSLIPLLGLICCLYMMAELSVWNWIYFGIWLIIGLVIYFSFSRKNSKLNVQES, encoded by the coding sequence ATGGCATTAAAAGGGCTTTTTAGAAAAAAAACAGTTCAAGATATTTTAAAACAAGTCGAGAAAAACAATTTAGATGGGCATGATGCATTAGGAAAACATTTAACTGCCAAAGATTTAACGGCGTTTGGTATTGCTGCTATTGTTGGAGCAGGTATTTTTAGTACAATTGGGAAGGCTAGTTTTGATGGTGGGCCTGCTGTAATTTTCTTGTTTTTGTTTACTGCAATTGCCTGTAGTTTTGCTGCTTTTGCTTATGCCGAATTTGCTTCGATGGTTCCCGTGTCCGGAAGTGCTTATACCTATTCTTATGTTGCTTTTGGCGAATTAATAGCTTGGATTATTGGTTGGGCGCTTATTATGGAATATTCTGTCGGAAATATTACGGTAGCAATTTCATGGAGTGATTATTTTACCGGATTGCTCTCCAGTGGTGGTATCGATTTGCCGCAATGGGTGCAAATGGATTACTTAACGGCTTCAAATGGTTTTAAAGATGCTACTGCTTTAATGGAAGCTGGTAAAACATTTGAAAATTTAAGCTCAGGTATGCAAAATGCCTATACCGCTTGGACTACTTCACCCGTTATTGGTTCTTTTCATTTTGTTGCCGATTTACCTGCTTTACTGATTATTGTTTTGATTACTGCCCTTATTTATCGCGGTATGAAAGAATCGCGTAATGCGAGTAATATCATGGTTGTTGTTAAACTGTGTATTGTTCTATTGGTAATTGCAGTTGGAATCTTTTATGTAGATACTACCAATTGGCACCCTTTTGCACCAAACGGAGTTTCTGGAGTATTGAAAGGAGTTTCTGCTGTGTTCTTTGCTTATATTGGTTTTGATGCTATTTCGACAACTGCCGAGGAATGTAAAGATCCGCAACGTGATTTGCCTCGTGGAATGATGTGGGCCATTATTATATGTACGATTTTATATATTGCAATTGCATTGGTATTAACAGGTATGGTTAGTTATAATACTCTAAATGTTGGTGATCCGTTGGCTTTTGTTTTTGATCAATTGGATTTAAAATGGATGTCAGGAATTATTGCAGTAAGTGCTGTTGTTGCAATGGCTAGTGTTTTATTGGTTTTTCAAATGGGACAACCTCGTATATGGATGAGCATGAGTCGTGATGGTTTGTTGCCAAAACGCTTTTCAACGGTTCATCCAAAATTCAAAACCCCTTCTTATGCTACAATCGTTACAGGTTTTGTAGTTGCTGTTCCTGCATTGTTTATGAATTTAACTATGGTTACAGATTTATGTAGTATAGGAACATTATTTGCCTTTGTTTTGGTTTGTGCTGGTGTTTTGGCTTTGCAAAATAGAACCGATATTCCAAGGGGTAAATTCAAAACTCCTTATATCAATTCAAAATATATTTTTCCTTTGTTGATTGTTGTTGCATTAATCTTTTCTTTTGGATATAATAAAAAAGCAACAATGGGTTTTATTACCAACGAAACCAAAACCAATGATTCTGAATTTATTATTACTTCTTTAAATAAAGAGGAAACTCAAAAAGTATACAATTATTTAGTAAGTATTGAAGGTAAAACTAATGCTACTGAAAAACTAGACGTGGAGCATTTATTAAGTCAATATCAACAAGATGACGCTAAATATGAATCAGTTGTTGCTGGATTGCCTATTTCTGATTCTATAAAATATGAAAGTGGTTTTGATTTGTTTAAACATAAAATTCCAATGTGGATTTTCCTTTTCGTAATTGTTGGATTGGTTTTTTGGTCCTACAAAGAAAACTTGTCTTTAATTCCGCTTTTGGGTTTAATCTGTTGTTTGTATATGATGGCGGAATTGAGCGTTTGGAATTGGATATACTTTGGAATTTGGTTAATTATAGGTTTAGTGATTTACTTTAGTTTCAGTCGCAAAAACAGTAAATTAAACGTTCAAGAATCATAA
- a CDS encoding helix-turn-helix domain-containing protein, producing the protein MDTFGQKLRVGREAKSFSQAELARRINSHHSIVGKYERDEVKPTIDVVKKLADLSETTVGYLLGETEDRELLKDPSMMKRLNDIAKFSEQDKTCILYALYAMINNVKLKAI; encoded by the coding sequence ATGGATACTTTCGGTCAAAAATTAAGGGTAGGCAGGGAAGCAAAAAGCTTTTCACAAGCGGAACTTGCTCGTAGAATAAATTCGCATCATTCTATTGTAGGTAAGTATGAACGTGATGAAGTAAAACCAACTATTGATGTGGTTAAAAAATTAGCTGATCTATCAGAAACAACAGTAGGTTATCTTTTAGGAGAAACGGAAGATAGAGAACTTTTAAAAGATCCTTCGATGATGAAGCGATTAAATGACATCGCTAAATTTTCCGAACAAGATAAAACTTGTATTCTTTACGCTCTTTACGCTATGATTAATAATGTTAAACTTAAAGCAATTTGA
- a CDS encoding glycoside hydrolase family 10 protein codes for MHPKNEFRAVWIATVVNIDWPKSSTDSVEKQKTDFIEILDTYQKLNYNAVIVQIRSVGDAVYPTMLAPWSRYLTGREGKTPNPNYDVLEWMITEAHARGFEFHAWLNPYRATFDLKTETLSPNHDFYKHPEWMIEYGGKYYYNPALPEVQQHLTSIVDEVVIKYDIDAIHFDDYFYPYKIKGIEFNDTASYQKFGNGLSLADWRRLNVTTFVKNISANIKKLKPWVQFGISPFGVWRNKSVDPRGSDTSSGQTNYDDLYADPVDWMQNNWIDYIVPQLYWSIDHKTASYAKLIKWWSENVPSNTALYVGNSSYKIKADSDKHWNNKYEIPNQIDLTRSYDNVQGNGFFSAKWFINKNQDVVKVLQDYEYKYPALPLPVPNFKKAITESLLINSITKDTSSYYVSFQKPKQLAKVRYIVVYGAKDVSKININDASQILDKIAVTEENEAFNIEVPEYRMIGKTAFAFTFVDYYANESPETIIDLQVETQTK; via the coding sequence ATGCACCCCAAAAACGAATTCAGAGCCGTATGGATTGCCACGGTGGTCAACATTGATTGGCCTAAAAGCAGTACTGACTCCGTGGAGAAACAAAAAACCGACTTCATCGAGATTCTAGACACGTACCAAAAACTGAATTACAATGCGGTGATTGTGCAAATTCGTTCTGTGGGTGATGCAGTATATCCAACGATGCTCGCTCCATGGTCCCGCTACCTGACAGGAAGAGAAGGAAAAACGCCTAATCCTAATTATGATGTACTCGAATGGATGATTACCGAAGCTCACGCTCGTGGTTTTGAATTTCATGCCTGGCTCAATCCTTACCGTGCCACTTTTGATTTGAAAACCGAAACTTTGAGTCCCAACCATGATTTTTACAAACATCCCGAATGGATGATTGAATATGGTGGCAAATACTACTACAACCCTGCCCTGCCTGAAGTGCAGCAACACTTAACCTCTATTGTAGATGAGGTGGTCATTAAATACGATATTGACGCGATACATTTTGATGATTATTTTTATCCGTACAAAATAAAAGGAATTGAATTTAATGATACTGCTTCCTATCAAAAGTTTGGAAACGGGCTTTCATTGGCGGATTGGAGACGATTGAATGTGACCACTTTTGTCAAAAATATTTCTGCTAACATCAAAAAATTAAAACCTTGGGTACAATTTGGAATCAGTCCGTTTGGCGTTTGGCGTAACAAATCGGTTGATCCAAGAGGTTCCGATACATCTTCAGGGCAAACCAATTATGATGATTTATACGCCGATCCCGTTGACTGGATGCAAAACAATTGGATTGATTACATAGTGCCACAATTGTACTGGAGTATTGACCACAAAACAGCTTCGTATGCCAAATTAATCAAATGGTGGTCTGAGAATGTACCGAGCAACACCGCATTATACGTAGGAAACAGCTCTTATAAAATCAAAGCCGATTCAGACAAACATTGGAATAATAAATATGAAATTCCAAACCAAATTGACCTCACCCGCAGTTATGATAATGTACAAGGAAACGGATTTTTTAGTGCCAAATGGTTTATAAACAAAAACCAAGATGTGGTCAAGGTGCTTCAAGATTATGAATACAAATATCCAGCACTTCCTTTACCTGTACCCAACTTCAAAAAAGCGATTACAGAGAGTTTATTGATCAATTCCATCACTAAGGATACCAGCAGTTATTATGTTTCGTTTCAGAAACCAAAACAGTTGGCAAAAGTTAGATATATAGTGGTGTATGGCGCCAAAGATGTTTCGAAAATCAACATCAATGATGCCAGTCAAATTCTGGACAAAATTGCCGTAACAGAAGAAAATGAAGCATTCAACATCGAAGTACCCGAATATAGAATGATAGGAAAAACGGCTTTTGCCTTCACCTTCGTAGATTATTATGCCAACGAAAGTCCAGAAACAATAATCGATTTGCAAGTAGAAACACAAACGAAGTAA
- a CDS encoding MFS transporter, which produces MKDNKPWYWIPFLNFASGFPYAIIISVSVIMYKSLGVANEDIGVYTSLLYLPWVIKPLWSPFIDLYATKRKWFLAMQLVIAIAFLIVGLTIPMNHFFMLSLALFWVAAFASASNDVASDGFYMLALSKDQQSFFLGIRSTFYRLSMLTANGLIVILGGFLEQKFGDKTKAWSYTMIVVALIMAFLTIYNFFTTPKVEEITEAEVIHKASFGEVFATFFQKKQIGLVLAFILLFRLGESQLLKMLTPFLIDEKAKGGMGLTTEDVGIIYGTFGVAALVVGGILGGIAISKGGLRKWMLPMFLAMHLPILGFVYLSHFHPAATFNLHLEMFHYTFDYVLNPYITSVVIIEQFGYGFGFAAFMMYLIYVAEGESKTSHYSIATGFMALGMMLPGMASGFIQQYLGYGNFFIWVFCATIPGLILSQFLIYPAEFGKKVKENDSLSQKK; this is translated from the coding sequence ATGAAAGACAACAAACCGTGGTATTGGATTCCGTTTTTAAATTTTGCTTCGGGTTTTCCGTATGCCATTATTATTTCAGTTTCGGTAATTATGTACAAAAGTCTAGGGGTTGCTAATGAAGACATTGGCGTTTACACCAGTTTATTGTACTTGCCTTGGGTAATCAAACCGCTTTGGAGTCCTTTTATCGATTTGTATGCCACCAAAAGAAAATGGTTCCTAGCGATGCAATTGGTGATTGCCATTGCGTTCTTGATTGTGGGATTGACCATTCCGATGAATCATTTTTTTATGTTGAGTTTAGCACTTTTTTGGGTAGCGGCATTTGCCTCGGCATCCAATGATGTGGCGAGTGATGGCTTTTATATGCTGGCTTTATCCAAAGACCAGCAATCCTTTTTCTTAGGAATTAGAAGTACTTTTTACCGCCTTTCGATGCTTACCGCCAATGGATTGATTGTAATTCTTGGAGGTTTTTTGGAGCAAAAATTTGGCGACAAAACTAAGGCTTGGTCCTACACAATGATTGTTGTAGCGTTGATTATGGCTTTTTTAACGATATATAACTTTTTTACGACACCTAAAGTGGAGGAAATCACGGAAGCTGAAGTAATTCACAAGGCTAGTTTTGGTGAAGTGTTTGCTACTTTTTTTCAAAAGAAACAAATTGGTCTTGTATTAGCTTTCATATTACTTTTCCGCTTGGGGGAATCGCAATTATTAAAAATGCTGACTCCTTTCTTGATTGATGAAAAAGCCAAAGGAGGAATGGGATTGACCACCGAAGATGTGGGGATAATATACGGAACATTTGGAGTAGCAGCACTTGTTGTAGGTGGAATTTTGGGCGGAATAGCCATCTCCAAAGGAGGATTACGAAAATGGATGTTACCGATGTTTTTGGCCATGCATTTACCTATTTTGGGATTTGTATACTTATCCCACTTTCATCCTGCTGCAACTTTCAATTTGCATTTAGAGATGTTTCATTACACTTTTGATTATGTTTTAAACCCATATATCACTTCAGTAGTAATTATCGAACAGTTTGGATACGGTTTTGGTTTTGCGGCCTTTATGATGTACTTAATTTACGTTGCGGAAGGAGAATCAAAAACTTCTCACTACTCTATTGCAACAGGATTTATGGCTTTGGGAATGATGCTTCCAGGTATGGCGAGCGGTTTTATACAGCAATATTTAGGCTATGGCAATTTCTTTATTTGGGTGTTTTGTGCCACTATTCCTGGATTGATTTTATCTCAGTTTTTGATTTATCCAGCGGAATTTGGTAAGAAAGTGAAGGAGAATGATTCGTTATCCCAAAAAAAGTAA
- a CDS encoding glycoside hydrolase family 3 protein translates to MTLEQKIGQFFFPAVFINDTEENIQETERLIKEHNIGGLTFFHSRASAATNYESKKKVEFNDDSFQRLKDLIVRYQKCATTPLLMSIDAEWGLAMRVEKTPQYPYAITLGALPERKIDLVYEVGKQIALDLKSAGIHYNLAPLADINNNPKNPVIGYRSFGSNKDKVAQYAMEYLRGMSDVGILGCLKHFPGHGNTSVDSHLGLPVLQESLEELLENELVPFIKGIENHVDSIMIGHLAVPSLNDGKETSATLSKNIIEKLLRQQLGYDGLIISDALNMHSVSKLYDVKGQLEWEAFNAGNDVLCFAENVAEGIQEILKNATPERIEASLNRILKCKQKAGLFETEPTITRDFDFKITSDLNRKIADYCITDLKDNNSSVVIFDAKNRERLAKLSIYKTIDNPFFKTLASFLPSPEYAIENAIDLIDTTLKEDLAPFDTVLISLFVPKAKPLNKFELEDSVLEFLGQLFQTKKCILYVFGNPYALQVIPNLDQTNGIVEMYQDFKEFQESAAEQLLEDKKGKGSLPVSITAI, encoded by the coding sequence ATGACACTAGAACAAAAAATAGGACAATTCTTTTTCCCTGCCGTTTTTATCAACGACACGGAAGAGAACATTCAGGAAACAGAGCGATTAATCAAAGAACACAACATTGGTGGATTGACTTTTTTTCATAGCAGAGCCAGTGCGGCTACTAATTACGAATCTAAGAAAAAAGTGGAATTCAACGACGATAGTTTTCAGCGATTGAAAGACCTGATTGTGCGCTATCAAAAATGTGCCACCACTCCCCTATTGATGAGCATTGATGCCGAATGGGGCTTGGCGATGCGCGTGGAGAAAACGCCGCAATATCCGTATGCCATTACTCTTGGCGCTTTGCCCGAAAGAAAAATAGATTTGGTTTACGAAGTGGGAAAACAAATTGCATTGGATTTAAAATCGGCCGGGATTCATTATAATTTAGCCCCATTGGCAGACATTAACAACAACCCCAAGAATCCCGTGATTGGATACCGCTCTTTTGGATCCAATAAAGATAAAGTAGCTCAATATGCTATGGAGTACCTTCGCGGAATGTCCGATGTTGGAATTTTGGGCTGTCTCAAACACTTTCCAGGACATGGCAATACCAGTGTCGATTCGCATTTAGGATTACCGGTTTTACAGGAAAGTCTCGAAGAATTACTCGAAAATGAATTGGTACCCTTTATAAAAGGAATAGAGAATCATGTTGACTCTATTATGATAGGACATTTGGCTGTTCCTTCTTTGAATGATGGAAAAGAAACCTCCGCCACATTGTCCAAAAATATAATTGAAAAATTACTGCGTCAGCAATTGGGTTATGATGGTTTAATTATTTCGGATGCTTTGAACATGCATAGCGTTTCAAAATTATATGATGTTAAGGGTCAACTGGAATGGGAAGCCTTCAATGCTGGAAACGATGTGCTGTGTTTTGCCGAAAACGTAGCTGAAGGCATTCAGGAAATCCTCAAGAATGCTACGCCAGAACGAATTGAAGCGAGTTTGAATCGTATCCTGAAATGCAAACAAAAAGCTGGTCTTTTTGAAACAGAACCCACCATTACTCGTGATTTTGACTTTAAAATTACTTCTGATTTAAATCGAAAAATAGCCGATTATTGTATTACCGATCTCAAAGACAACAACAGTTCTGTCGTTATTTTTGACGCTAAAAATAGAGAACGTCTGGCTAAGTTGAGTATTTATAAAACAATCGACAATCCATTTTTCAAAACATTAGCTTCATTCTTACCATCCCCGGAATATGCTATTGAAAACGCAATTGATTTAATTGACACCACACTAAAAGAAGACCTTGCTCCTTTTGACACCGTTCTTATTTCATTATTTGTCCCAAAAGCCAAACCACTTAATAAATTCGAATTAGAGGATTCGGTTTTAGAATTTCTAGGGCAATTATTCCAAACCAAAAAATGTATTTTATATGTTTTTGGAAATCCATATGCTTTGCAAGTCATACCAAACTTAGATCAAACCAACGGGATTGTAGAAATGTATCAAGATTTTAAAGAATTCCAAGAAAGTGCCGCCGAACAATTATTAGAGGACAAAAAAGGAAAAGGTAGCTTACCTGTCTCAATTACTGCAATTTAA
- a CDS encoding peroxiredoxin: MSLVGKKFPSIAVDAISEMGDNLKINIFEEATKNNKKVLLFWYPKDFTFVCPTELHAFQAALPEFEKRNTIVIGASCDTNEVHFAWLNTPKNNGGIEGVTYPILADTNRNLSNILGILDIDSTEYSEETDSVIIEGSNVTFRATYLIDETGKIFHESVNDMPLGRNVNEYLRMVDAYTHIQEKGEVCPANWEAGKEAMNADRKSTAEYLSLN, translated from the coding sequence ATGTCATTAGTAGGTAAAAAATTCCCAAGTATTGCAGTAGACGCTATCTCAGAAATGGGAGATAATTTAAAAATCAACATTTTTGAAGAAGCTACAAAAAACAATAAAAAAGTACTTTTGTTTTGGTACCCCAAAGATTTTACTTTTGTATGTCCAACTGAATTACACGCTTTTCAAGCCGCTTTACCAGAATTTGAAAAAAGAAATACAATTGTAATCGGTGCTTCTTGTGATACCAACGAAGTTCACTTTGCTTGGTTAAACACTCCAAAAAACAACGGTGGAATCGAAGGCGTTACTTACCCAATCCTTGCTGACACTAACAGAAACCTATCTAACATATTAGGAATTCTTGATATCGATTCAACTGAATATAGCGAAGAAACTGATTCTGTTATCATTGAAGGTTCAAATGTTACTTTTAGAGCTACTTACTTAATTGATGAAACTGGTAAAATCTTCCACGAAAGTGTAAACGATATGCCACTAGGTCGTAATGTAAACGAATACTTGCGTATGGTTGATGCATATACACACATACAAGAAAAAGGTGAAGTATGCCCTGCAAACTGGGAAGCTGGTAAAGAAGCGATGAATGCTGACAGAAAAAGTACTGCTGAATACCTAAGTCTTAACTAA
- a CDS encoding thioredoxin family protein yields MLIELNEDTLGALIAQNEKVVVQFSASWCGNCRIMKPKFKKLASENEALTFVLVDAENSPKSRKLANVSNLPTFATFVNGKLVNETQTNKQEVLTQLVQEIL; encoded by the coding sequence ATGTTAATCGAATTAAACGAAGATACGTTAGGGGCTTTAATAGCCCAAAACGAAAAAGTGGTTGTTCAGTTTTCGGCCTCATGGTGCGGAAATTGTAGAATTATGAAACCAAAATTCAAAAAATTAGCTTCAGAAAACGAAGCTTTGACATTTGTTTTGGTCGATGCCGAAAATTCTCCAAAATCACGAAAACTAGCCAATGTAAGCAACTTGCCTACTTTTGCAACTTTTGTGAACGGAAAATTGGTCAACGAGACCCAAACCAATAAACAAGAAGTTTTAACACAATTGGTTCAAGAAATACTATAA
- a CDS encoding DUF6952 family protein, which yields MKLPVIKHLTQFIEENDQDYIIETIEVLEAMTEIASLKDEELDVIGELISNMYGALEVHKLIKDGTDKKEALNTFMKRVLGSIDK from the coding sequence ATGAAGTTACCTGTAATAAAACACTTAACCCAATTCATAGAAGAAAACGATCAAGATTACATCATCGAAACTATCGAAGTATTGGAAGCCATGACCGAAATTGCCTCATTAAAAGATGAAGAACTGGATGTCATAGGAGAATTAATTTCAAATATGTATGGTGCACTTGAAGTTCATAAATTGATTAAAGACGGAACCGACAAAAAAGAAGCCTTAAACACTTTTATGAAAAGAGTTCTTGGTTCTATCGATAAATAA
- the tpx gene encoding thiol peroxidase, whose protein sequence is MATITLGGNPIHTSGELPKVGSKLADFKLVQNDLSVADLSTFAGKKLVLNIFPSIDTGTCATSVRKFNESASNLANTTVLCISRDLPFAQKRFCGAEGLENVVNLSDFQEGSFGKSNGLDIVDGPLAGLHSRVIIVVDENGVVTHTEQVGEIANEPNYEAALAAL, encoded by the coding sequence ATGGCTACAATAACATTAGGAGGAAATCCAATACACACTTCAGGTGAATTACCAAAAGTAGGTTCTAAACTTGCTGATTTTAAATTAGTTCAAAATGATTTATCGGTTGCTGATTTAAGCACTTTTGCCGGTAAAAAATTAGTTTTGAATATTTTTCCAAGTATTGACACAGGAACTTGTGCTACTTCTGTTAGAAAATTTAATGAAAGTGCAAGCAACTTGGCAAACACAACCGTTTTATGCATATCTAGAGATTTACCATTTGCACAAAAACGTTTTTGTGGTGCGGAAGGTCTAGAAAATGTTGTCAACTTATCTGATTTTCAAGAAGGATCTTTCGGAAAAAGCAATGGTTTAGATATTGTAGACGGTCCATTGGCTGGATTGCATTCTCGTGTTATCATTGTTGTTGATGAAAACGGAGTAGTAACTCATACAGAACAAGTAGGTGAAATTGCAAACGAACCTAATTATGAAGCAGCTTTAGCCGCACTTTAA
- a CDS encoding diacylglycerol kinase family protein, translating into MEFQKDNTLFTGRLKSMKFAFQGAVKLITTEHSIMVQFSIGIIMTIAGFYYHITTTEWLFQTMAIGLIMSIEGLNTAVEKIADFIHPNYHERIGFIKDIAAGAVFFAALTAIAIGLIIYIPKFL; encoded by the coding sequence ATGGAATTCCAAAAAGACAACACTTTATTTACAGGCCGATTGAAAAGCATGAAATTTGCTTTTCAAGGCGCTGTAAAATTAATTACCACCGAGCACAGTATTATGGTTCAATTTTCTATTGGAATCATTATGACCATAGCCGGTTTTTATTATCATATTACCACTACCGAATGGCTTTTTCAAACCATGGCAATTGGTCTAATAATGAGTATTGAAGGATTGAATACTGCAGTTGAAAAAATTGCCGATTTTATTCACCCCAATTACCATGAAAGAATAGGTTTCATTAAAGATATTGCTGCTGGGGCTGTATTTTTTGCAGCATTGACAGCAATTGCAATTGGTCTTATTATTTATATCCCAAAATTTTTATAG